In one window of Rhizobium oryzihabitans DNA:
- the moaD gene encoding molybdopterin converting factor subunit 1, translating into MARIVYFAWVREKIGTAEEELDIPSSVTTAGELIAYLATRGENYEAAFEFPDVIRVAVNQEHVEHDESIAGAREIGIFPPMTGG; encoded by the coding sequence ATGGCACGGATCGTTTATTTCGCCTGGGTGCGCGAAAAGATCGGTACGGCCGAGGAGGAGCTGGACATCCCCTCCTCCGTCACCACGGCCGGTGAGCTGATCGCCTATCTTGCGACCCGTGGCGAAAACTACGAAGCCGCCTTCGAATTTCCGGATGTGATCCGCGTTGCGGTCAATCAGGAACATGTCGAGCATGACGAGAGTATTGCCGGCGCGCGCGAGATCGGCATTTTCCCGCCAATGACCGGGGGATGA
- a CDS encoding ribonuclease T2 family protein produces MKRYAGFIALGLLSLAALWFAQEKSTPTGSDNNRQTQSQSQPVGNSGADASRPDASRQDTGRNPVSRGTGFDFYVLSLSWSPAFCASSEGSGNRQQCGSDRRYGFVVHGLWPQNETGYPEFCKSSEPDRVPDAIGRTMFDIMPSMGLIGHQWRKHGSCSGLSQKDYFSATRAAFETVRLPERIASGAGAASLSADAIETAFTDANPGMSKRGVSISCDGKRLEEVRICLNTDMTFRDCPELDRKGCRAGATEIIPIR; encoded by the coding sequence ATGAAGCGTTATGCGGGTTTCATCGCCTTGGGTCTTCTGTCGCTTGCAGCGCTTTGGTTCGCGCAGGAAAAATCCACGCCCACCGGCTCCGACAACAACCGGCAGACGCAATCACAATCGCAGCCAGTCGGGAATTCCGGGGCAGACGCTTCCCGGCCCGATGCATCCCGGCAGGATACGGGCAGAAATCCCGTATCACGCGGAACGGGCTTTGATTTTTATGTACTTTCACTGTCTTGGTCGCCGGCATTCTGCGCCAGTTCCGAAGGCTCCGGTAATCGCCAGCAATGCGGCAGCGACAGGCGTTACGGTTTCGTCGTGCATGGGCTTTGGCCGCAAAACGAGACTGGCTATCCCGAATTCTGCAAAAGCAGCGAACCGGACCGTGTGCCTGACGCGATCGGCCGTACCATGTTCGACATCATGCCTTCCATGGGGCTGATCGGCCACCAATGGCGCAAACACGGCTCGTGCTCCGGCCTTTCGCAGAAGGATTATTTCTCGGCAACCCGGGCCGCCTTCGAGACGGTCAGGCTGCCGGAGAGGATTGCCTCGGGTGCCGGAGCGGCCAGCCTCTCTGCGGACGCGATAGAAACCGCCTTCACCGATGCCAATCCCGGCATGTCGAAACGCGGCGTCTCGATCAGCTGCGATGGAAAGCGCCTCGAGGAAGTCCGCATCTGCCTCAATACGGACATGACATTCCGCGACTGCCCCGAGCTTGACCGCAAAGGCTGCCGCGCCGGTGCCACCGAAATTATTCCCATTCGCTAA
- a CDS encoding 23S rRNA (adenine(2030)-N(6))-methyltransferase RlmJ: protein MNYRHIYHAGNFADVLKHAVLARLVRYLQNKDKAFRVLDTHAGIGLYDLSSEEAQKTGEWQTGIGKLMDADLPAPIAELLEPYLSAVRELNPDGGVQFYPGSPKLARMLFRPQDRLSAMELHPDDARALSRLFEGDYQARVTELDGWLSLGAHLPPKEKRGLILVDPPFELENEYQRLADGLNKAYRRFSTGTYCLWYPLKKGAPIKDFHERLQSFEIPKMLCAELSVKSDRLEGLSGSGLIIVNPPYTLKDELHTLLPFLKTVMAQDRYASHRAFWLRGEGKPEED, encoded by the coding sequence ATGAACTATCGCCACATCTACCACGCCGGCAATTTCGCGGATGTTCTCAAACACGCCGTTCTCGCCCGTCTCGTCCGTTACCTGCAGAACAAGGACAAGGCATTTCGCGTGCTGGATACCCATGCCGGCATCGGCCTTTACGACCTGTCCTCGGAAGAGGCGCAAAAGACGGGCGAATGGCAGACCGGCATCGGCAAGCTGATGGACGCCGATCTTCCTGCTCCCATCGCCGAATTGCTGGAACCCTATCTTTCCGCCGTCAGGGAGCTCAATCCCGATGGCGGCGTGCAATTCTACCCGGGTTCGCCGAAACTCGCGCGCATGCTGTTTCGCCCGCAGGACCGACTTTCGGCCATGGAACTACATCCGGACGATGCACGCGCCCTGTCCCGCCTGTTCGAGGGCGATTATCAGGCGCGCGTCACCGAACTGGACGGATGGCTGTCGCTCGGCGCACATCTGCCGCCGAAGGAAAAGCGCGGCCTTATCCTCGTCGATCCGCCGTTCGAGCTGGAGAACGAATATCAGCGGCTCGCGGATGGCCTGAACAAGGCCTATCGGCGTTTTTCCACCGGCACCTATTGCCTGTGGTATCCGCTAAAAAAAGGTGCGCCGATAAAGGATTTTCACGAGCGGCTGCAATCCTTCGAAATTCCGAAGATGCTGTGTGCCGAACTCTCCGTCAAAAGCGACCGGCTGGAAGGCTTGAGCGGCTCCGGCCTCATCATCGTCAACCCGCCCTATACGTTGAAGGACGAGTTGCACACGCTGCTGCCATTCCTGAAAACGGTGATGGCGCAGGACCGGTACGCTTCACACCGCGCCTTCTGGCTGCGCGGCGAGGGAAAGCCGGAAGAGGATTGA
- a CDS encoding CGNR zinc finger domain-containing protein, with protein sequence MTFRWTAHRFAGGALALDVANSIILRSDAAKSIDRFAAPEQIVTFAEAAIRLSAERGRFPALIAPETEKRPVFLGLREAIDDYFRSSIATGDNDDGRLAELLFACGAALRSFPSATSLGNATAHSALSLLAVETQERLKICGNCGWLFIDRSKNRSRIWCDMAVCGNRQKASRHYYRKKEAEE encoded by the coding sequence ATGACCTTTCGCTGGACAGCTCATCGTTTCGCAGGCGGCGCATTGGCACTTGATGTCGCCAACAGCATCATCTTGCGTTCCGACGCGGCAAAATCGATCGACCGTTTTGCCGCGCCGGAGCAGATCGTTACCTTTGCAGAAGCCGCGATACGTCTCAGCGCAGAGCGAGGCAGATTTCCCGCGCTCATCGCCCCCGAAACGGAAAAGCGGCCGGTTTTTCTCGGTCTGCGGGAAGCTATCGACGACTATTTCCGTTCTTCGATCGCCACTGGCGATAATGATGACGGCAGGCTGGCGGAGCTTCTTTTCGCCTGCGGCGCGGCGTTGCGGTCGTTTCCGTCCGCGACGAGCCTCGGCAATGCGACAGCCCATTCCGCCCTTTCGCTACTGGCAGTAGAGACGCAGGAGCGGCTGAAGATTTGCGGTAATTGCGGCTGGCTCTTCATCGACCGCAGCAAGAACAGAAGTCGGATCTGGTGCGACATGGCGGTGTGCGGCAACCGACAGAAGGCCAGCCGGCACTATTATCGGAAGAAGGAGGCAGAGGAATGA
- a CDS encoding lysylphosphatidylglycerol synthase domain-containing protein, whose product MTSKKYIWPVVGLATIGFSAWLLYHELRGLSLDDLWESLAAIRARDWVCSGLSTLVAYAALAGYDRIALQHLGRKVNWFFITLTSFTTYALSHNVGASVFSGAVVRYRAYTSKGLSVGEVGVLVALCSFTFTIGTIMLIGMVLVYEPDITERFTGILPVEASTTTGILLLVVVGLYVLGSLLKLKPLKIRSFFLPYPAPRLVAQQLVIGPIELIGAAGIIYFALPEAGNPGFMIILGIFLISFSAALISHAPGGLGVLELVFVTGLPDMNPADVIAALLVFRLFYLIIPFIMALFVILFFERSQLAQAQKREGLR is encoded by the coding sequence ATGACATCAAAGAAATACATCTGGCCCGTCGTTGGTCTGGCGACGATCGGTTTTTCAGCCTGGTTGCTCTATCATGAGCTGCGCGGTCTTTCGCTTGATGACCTGTGGGAAAGTCTGGCGGCCATTCGCGCACGGGACTGGGTGTGTTCCGGCCTGTCGACGCTGGTAGCCTATGCCGCCCTTGCCGGTTACGACCGCATTGCGCTCCAGCATCTCGGCCGCAAGGTGAACTGGTTCTTCATCACGCTCACCTCGTTTACCACCTATGCGCTCTCCCACAATGTCGGCGCTTCCGTGTTTTCCGGCGCCGTGGTGCGGTATCGTGCCTATACGTCCAAGGGGCTGAGCGTCGGGGAGGTCGGTGTGCTTGTCGCCCTTTGTTCCTTCACCTTCACCATCGGCACGATCATGCTGATCGGCATGGTGCTTGTCTACGAGCCTGACATTACCGAGCGCTTCACCGGCATCCTGCCCGTGGAGGCTTCAACGACAACCGGCATCCTGTTGCTCGTCGTTGTCGGTCTTTATGTGCTCGGCAGTCTCCTGAAGCTGAAACCGCTGAAAATCCGCTCGTTTTTCCTGCCCTATCCCGCGCCCAGACTGGTGGCGCAACAGCTGGTCATCGGTCCGATCGAGCTGATCGGCGCGGCAGGCATCATCTATTTCGCGCTGCCGGAGGCGGGAAATCCGGGTTTCATGATCATCCTCGGTATCTTCCTGATTTCATTCTCGGCGGCGCTGATTTCTCACGCGCCGGGCGGGCTCGGCGTGCTGGAACTGGTCTTCGTCACCGGCCTGCCGGACATGAACCCCGCTGACGTGATTGCGGCGCTGCTGGTCTTCCGGCTGTTCTACCTCATCATTCCCTTCATCATGGCCCTGTTCGTGATCCTGTTCTTCGAGCGATCACAGCTTGCGCAGGCGCAGAAGCGGGAAGGGCTGAGGTAA
- the uvrC gene encoding excinuclease ABC subunit UvrC — MNGKKLPDGGILFDETDDEDDDASLAVTEAAEAPRDVAGMDWNAGWKNESGLKGMDLIGEFVKHLPNSPGVYRMFNEAGDVLYVGKARSLKKRVGNYAQGRVHSNRIAQMVRFTTHMEFVTTRTETEALLLEANLIKRLRPRFNVLLRDDKSFPYILITADNRAPAIFKHRGARARKGDYFGPFASAGAVGRTINSLQRAFLIRTCTDSVFETRTRPCLLYQIKRCSGPCTHEVSDQGYAELVKEAKDFLSGKSQSVKTAIARQMNEAAEDLDFERAAVYRDRLAALSHVQSHQGINPAGIEEADVFAIHHEGGISCIQVFFFRTGQNWGNRAYFPKADPSLPGSEILNAFLAQFYDDKPVPKQILLSETVEEQELLAAALGEKAGHKVTISVPQRGEKKDITDHVLANAREAHGRKLAETSSQARLLKGFAETFGLPYVPRRIEIYDNSHIMGTNAVGGMVVAGPEGFVKNQYRKFNIKSTDITPGDDFGMMREVMTRRFSRLLKEEGKPDRGQTQTPTPEEAADMSFPTWPDVILIDGGQGQMTAVRAILDELDIRDSVIAIGVAKGVDRDAGRERFFADGRSDFSLPPRDPVLYFIQRMRDEAHRFAIGSHRARRKKEMVRNPLDEISGIGPGRKRSLLQHFGTAKAVSRAGLNDLMNVTGISEAVARQIYNHFHESSGD, encoded by the coding sequence ATGAACGGAAAGAAGCTGCCTGATGGCGGTATTCTCTTCGATGAAACCGACGACGAAGACGACGATGCAAGCCTTGCCGTAACAGAAGCGGCCGAGGCTCCGCGCGACGTTGCCGGCATGGACTGGAATGCGGGCTGGAAGAATGAATCCGGCCTGAAGGGCATGGACCTCATCGGCGAATTCGTCAAACACCTGCCCAACTCGCCGGGTGTCTACCGCATGTTTAACGAGGCGGGCGATGTGCTTTATGTCGGCAAGGCGCGCTCGCTGAAGAAGCGTGTGGGCAACTATGCGCAGGGCCGTGTCCATTCCAACCGCATCGCCCAGATGGTGCGTTTCACCACCCATATGGAGTTCGTCACTACCCGCACGGAGACCGAGGCGCTTCTGCTTGAAGCCAACCTCATCAAGCGCTTGCGGCCGCGCTTTAACGTGCTTTTGCGTGACGACAAATCGTTTCCCTATATTCTCATCACCGCCGACAATCGCGCCCCGGCGATCTTCAAGCATCGGGGTGCGCGGGCGCGCAAGGGCGATTATTTCGGACCCTTCGCGTCGGCCGGCGCAGTCGGCCGAACGATCAATTCTCTGCAGCGCGCCTTCCTGATCCGCACCTGTACCGACAGTGTTTTCGAAACGCGCACACGTCCCTGTCTTCTCTACCAGATCAAGCGCTGTTCCGGCCCCTGCACGCATGAGGTCAGCGATCAGGGGTATGCGGAACTCGTCAAGGAAGCCAAGGATTTCCTGTCCGGCAAGAGCCAGAGCGTCAAGACTGCAATCGCGCGGCAGATGAACGAGGCGGCCGAGGATCTCGATTTCGAGCGCGCCGCCGTTTATCGCGACCGGCTGGCTGCGCTTTCCCACGTCCAGAGCCATCAGGGAATCAATCCCGCCGGCATCGAAGAGGCGGATGTCTTCGCCATTCATCACGAAGGCGGCATATCCTGCATTCAGGTATTCTTTTTCCGCACCGGGCAGAACTGGGGAAACCGCGCGTATTTCCCGAAGGCGGACCCGTCCCTGCCCGGCTCAGAAATCCTCAATGCGTTTCTGGCACAGTTTTACGACGACAAGCCCGTGCCGAAGCAAATCCTGCTGTCCGAAACGGTGGAGGAACAGGAACTGCTGGCCGCTGCTCTCGGTGAAAAAGCGGGACACAAGGTGACGATCAGCGTGCCGCAGCGCGGCGAGAAGAAAGACATTACCGACCATGTTCTTGCCAATGCGCGCGAGGCGCATGGCCGCAAGCTGGCGGAAACATCCTCGCAGGCGCGGTTACTGAAGGGTTTTGCGGAGACCTTCGGCCTTCCCTATGTGCCGCGCCGGATCGAGATTTACGACAACTCGCACATCATGGGCACCAATGCCGTGGGCGGCATGGTGGTGGCGGGGCCGGAAGGTTTCGTGAAGAACCAGTATCGCAAGTTCAACATCAAATCGACCGACATCACCCCGGGCGACGACTTCGGCATGATGCGCGAGGTCATGACCCGCCGCTTCTCGCGCCTGTTGAAGGAAGAGGGCAAGCCCGACCGCGGGCAGACACAGACGCCGACACCGGAGGAAGCCGCCGACATGTCCTTCCCCACCTGGCCGGATGTGATCCTGATCGACGGCGGTCAGGGCCAGATGACGGCGGTGCGCGCCATCCTCGATGAACTCGACATACGCGACAGTGTGATCGCCATCGGCGTCGCCAAGGGCGTGGACCGCGATGCGGGCCGCGAGCGTTTCTTTGCGGATGGGCGCAGCGATTTTTCCCTGCCGCCACGGGATCCCGTGCTCTATTTCATTCAACGCATGCGTGATGAGGCGCACCGTTTCGCCATCGGCTCACACCGGGCGCGGCGCAAGAAGGAAATGGTGCGCAATCCGCTGGATGAAATTTCGGGGATCGGCCCCGGACGCAAGCGCTCGCTGCTGCAGCATTTCGGCACGGCGAAGGCGGTTTCCCGCGCAGGCCTCAACGATCTGATGAACGTCACCGGCATTTCAGAAGCGGTGGCGCGGCAAATCTACAATCACTTCCATGAGAGCAGTGGCGATTGA
- the ndk gene encoding nucleoside-diphosphate kinase: protein MAIERTFSMIKPDATKRNLTGAITKVFEDNGLRVVASKRVWMSKREAEGFYAVHKERPFFGELVEGMTSGPTIVQVLEGENAILKNREIMGATNPAQAAEGTIRKTFALSIGENSVHGSDAPETAAQEIAYWFAETEIVG, encoded by the coding sequence ATGGCGATTGAACGCACATTTTCGATGATCAAGCCGGACGCAACCAAGCGTAACCTGACGGGCGCGATCACCAAGGTATTTGAAGACAACGGCCTGCGCGTCGTCGCCTCCAAGCGCGTCTGGATGAGCAAGCGCGAAGCCGAAGGCTTCTACGCCGTTCACAAGGAGCGTCCCTTCTTCGGCGAACTCGTTGAAGGCATGACCTCCGGCCCGACCATCGTACAGGTTCTGGAAGGCGAAAACGCCATCCTCAAGAACCGCGAAATCATGGGCGCCACCAACCCGGCCCAGGCTGCGGAAGGCACCATCCGCAAGACGTTTGCGCTCTCCATTGGCGAAAACTCCGTTCACGGTTCCGACGCTCCGGAAACCGCCGCACAGGAAATCGCCTACTGGTTCGCTGAAACCGAAATCGTCGGCTGA
- a CDS encoding glutathione S-transferase translates to MELLYSPASPYSAKVRMAARHLGIDITSVRVDTNAEPATLMDNNPLGKIPVLLLDDGGSVYDSVAIMHYLDRLSGGKLYPKKNGKRTEVEILEALCDGIMDCLLAIVYERRFRPEDKIHQPWIDKQWKKVVKGLDHLNANLPKTGKKLHGGHFALAAMIGYLDLRFAGEWAEGRDALAQWPETFGKRFEAYTEMKAAA, encoded by the coding sequence ATGGAACTGCTCTATTCGCCCGCCTCCCCCTATTCCGCCAAGGTGCGCATGGCCGCCCGCCATCTCGGTATCGACATCACGTCCGTGCGCGTCGACACCAATGCCGAGCCGGCAACGCTGATGGACAATAATCCGCTCGGCAAGATCCCGGTCCTGCTGCTGGATGATGGCGGTTCGGTCTATGACAGCGTGGCGATCATGCACTATCTCGACCGCCTTTCGGGCGGAAAGCTCTACCCGAAGAAGAATGGCAAACGCACGGAAGTGGAAATTCTGGAAGCGCTCTGCGACGGCATCATGGATTGCCTGCTCGCCATTGTTTACGAGCGCCGTTTTCGCCCCGAAGACAAGATTCATCAGCCATGGATCGACAAGCAGTGGAAAAAGGTTGTGAAGGGCCTCGACCATCTCAACGCGAACCTGCCGAAAACCGGCAAGAAACTGCATGGCGGCCATTTCGCGCTTGCGGCGATGATCGGTTATCTCGATCTGCGTTTCGCGGGTGAATGGGCAGAGGGTCGCGATGCGCTGGCGCAGTGGCCTGAGACATTCGGCAAGCGTTTCGAAGCCTACACGGAAATGAAGGCCGCCGCCTGA
- a CDS encoding glutathione S-transferase family protein, giving the protein MTTSRTLYSLCGSDSSRPFSPHCWKTVLSLAHKGLDFEERPLPFTVIPTVEDGFSRTVPILRDGDQLVSDSFEIALYLDEAYPERPSLFNGEGGKAMARFVESWSQTQLHPAITRIAVLDIHNMLDEPDRLYFRDSRTKALGRPLEDVVANRQAEIAAFPALLAPIRRMLSFQPFIGGTSPLFADYIVFGALQWARITTGADLFSENDPVRDWFEGCLDLHDARGRSVTAA; this is encoded by the coding sequence ATGACGACCTCCAGAACCTTATATTCTCTCTGCGGAAGCGATAGCTCCCGGCCGTTTTCTCCCCATTGCTGGAAAACGGTGCTTTCGCTGGCGCATAAGGGGCTGGATTTCGAGGAACGGCCCTTGCCCTTCACGGTCATTCCGACGGTGGAGGACGGTTTTTCGAGGACCGTGCCGATCCTGCGCGATGGCGACCAGCTGGTGAGCGACAGTTTCGAAATCGCCCTTTATCTCGATGAGGCTTACCCGGAGCGCCCGTCGCTGTTTAACGGCGAGGGCGGCAAGGCAATGGCGCGCTTTGTCGAAAGCTGGTCGCAGACCCAGCTTCACCCGGCCATCACCCGCATTGCCGTGCTCGATATCCACAATATGCTTGATGAGCCGGACCGCCTTTATTTCCGCGACAGCAGGACGAAGGCGCTCGGCCGGCCGCTGGAGGATGTGGTGGCCAATCGTCAGGCGGAAATCGCGGCCTTCCCGGCGCTCCTGGCGCCGATCCGCCGCATGCTGAGCTTCCAGCCCTTCATCGGCGGCACATCGCCGCTATTTGCGGACTATATCGTTTTCGGCGCGTTGCAATGGGCGAGGATCACCACCGGGGCTGATCTGTTTTCTGAAAACGATCCTGTCCGGGACTGGTTCGAGGGCTGCCTCGATCTCCACGACGCGAGAGGCCGCAGTGTGACAGCGGCGTGA
- a CDS encoding SDR family oxidoreductase, producing MSKCRSAVKENIPKTVLITGAARRLGRAIATDLAAHGFAIAVHANASMAEAEEFANEIRQNGGKAIAVQADLTQSAPTMALVEQASSALGPIGVVVNNASVFLNDSAEAPDPAVFDAHFAVHVRAPSLIAAAFIEQLPQDKSGLIVNIIDQRVLALTPRFYSYTLSKSALWTATRTMAQSFAPRVRVNAIGPGPTFKSERQAPEDFQAQIDGLILKRGPAADEFGRTIRFLFDTPSVTGQMIALDGGQHLGWETPDVAEINE from the coding sequence ATGAGCAAATGCAGGTCCGCCGTGAAAGAAAATATACCGAAGACAGTCTTGATAACCGGAGCCGCCCGAAGGCTTGGGCGGGCGATCGCCACGGATTTGGCCGCCCACGGCTTTGCAATCGCCGTCCATGCCAATGCCTCAATGGCTGAAGCCGAGGAATTCGCTAACGAAATAAGGCAAAACGGTGGCAAAGCCATCGCCGTCCAGGCGGATCTGACACAATCTGCGCCGACAATGGCGCTTGTCGAACAGGCATCTTCCGCGCTCGGCCCCATCGGCGTCGTCGTCAACAATGCGTCCGTTTTCCTCAACGATTCGGCTGAGGCCCCCGATCCGGCGGTCTTCGATGCGCATTTTGCCGTGCATGTCAGGGCCCCTTCCCTCATCGCGGCCGCCTTCATCGAACAATTGCCACAGGATAAATCCGGGCTGATCGTCAATATCATCGACCAGCGCGTGCTTGCGCTCACGCCGCGTTTTTACTCCTACACGCTTTCGAAATCCGCCCTTTGGACCGCGACGCGGACGATGGCACAGAGCTTTGCACCACGCGTCCGGGTCAATGCCATCGGACCGGGTCCCACCTTCAAAAGCGAAAGACAGGCGCCGGAGGACTTTCAGGCGCAGATCGACGGCCTTATATTAAAGCGTGGTCCTGCCGCAGATGAGTTCGGGCGGACGATTCGCTTTCTTTTCGACACGCCGTCGGTCACCGGACAAATGATCGCGCTCGACGGCGGCCAGCACCTTGGCTGGGAAACCCCTGATGTGGCGGAGATTAATGAATGA
- the pgsA gene encoding CDP-diacylglycerol--glycerol-3-phosphate 3-phosphatidyltransferase, with protein MASRAYNIPNLLTYARILAVPVIVLCFYVEGKLESSDFARWTALWLFIIASLTDFLDGYLARIWNQTSNIGRMLDPIADKLLVASVLLLMAADGTIAGWSLWAAITILCREILVSGLREYLAALKVSVPVTRIAKWKTTIQMVAIAFLLAGPAGDKVLPYTTEMGITLLWLAAALTMYTGYDYFKAGLKHIVDEE; from the coding sequence ATGGCTTCGCGCGCATATAACATTCCCAACCTTCTCACCTATGCCCGCATTCTGGCGGTTCCTGTCATCGTTTTGTGTTTTTACGTCGAAGGAAAGCTGGAAAGCTCGGATTTCGCGCGCTGGACGGCTCTCTGGCTGTTCATCATCGCCTCGCTGACCGATTTTCTCGATGGTTATCTGGCGCGTATCTGGAACCAGACCTCCAATATCGGCCGCATGCTGGACCCGATCGCCGACAAGCTGCTGGTGGCCTCGGTGCTGCTCCTGATGGCCGCTGACGGCACCATTGCCGGCTGGTCGCTCTGGGCCGCCATTACCATTCTCTGCCGCGAAATTCTGGTCTCGGGCCTGCGCGAATATCTGGCGGCGCTGAAGGTCAGCGTTCCCGTCACCCGCATCGCCAAGTGGAAGACCACCATCCAAATGGTGGCCATCGCCTTTCTGCTTGCCGGTCCTGCGGGCGACAAGGTTCTGCCCTACACGACAGAAATGGGAATTACGCTTCTCTGGCTCGCGGCGGCGCTGACCATGTATACCGGCTACGACTACTTCAAGGCGGGCCTCAAGCACATCGTGGACGAAGAATGA
- a CDS encoding molybdenum cofactor biosynthesis protein MoaE has product MQPAVKPTIRVQHEDFDAAEETRRLTEGNRSIGAVVAFTGLCRDDGGTLAALELEHYPGMAEAEMSRIADLAIERFALLGLTAIHRHGKIAAGENIVLVVAAARHRQAAFDGANFVMDYLKTSAPFWKKEHGKDGTAGEWIAAKATDDAAKDKWR; this is encoded by the coding sequence ATGCAGCCAGCCGTCAAGCCGACGATCCGCGTGCAACACGAAGATTTCGACGCTGCGGAGGAGACCCGCAGGCTGACGGAAGGCAACAGGAGCATTGGCGCGGTGGTGGCCTTCACCGGGCTTTGCCGCGACGATGGCGGCACGCTGGCAGCACTGGAACTTGAACATTATCCCGGCATGGCGGAAGCGGAAATGAGCCGCATCGCCGATCTCGCCATCGAGCGTTTCGCCCTTCTCGGTCTCACTGCCATCCATCGCCACGGCAAGATTGCCGCGGGCGAAAATATCGTCCTCGTCGTCGCCGCAGCCCGGCACCGGCAGGCCGCCTTCGACGGCGCAAATTTCGTGATGGACTACCTCAAGACCTCCGCGCCGTTCTGGAAAAAGGAACACGGCAAGGATGGCACGGCGGGCGAGTGGATCGCGGCCAAGGCAACGGATGACGCGGCCAAGGACAAGTGGCGGTAA
- a CDS encoding outer membrane protein, with translation MRIFVATLMASTMAAAGFSAAHAADAVNEVPQAPVSYDQPAPVKDWSGAYLGGTVNYDWGRFSSSNDGRDAKGFGGGLYGGYNMQSGQIVYGAEADVNLGDEKGSAGTVAGNAVEGKQGVNGSLRGRVGYDMNPFLLYGTAGLAVSDNKVRDATSKDSATALGYTVGAGVEAMVTDNITARLEYRYSDYQKKDYGLDSGAFSRGFDDHSVKAGIGVKF, from the coding sequence ATGCGTATTTTCGTAGCAACCCTTATGGCTTCGACCATGGCAGCTGCCGGCTTCTCGGCCGCTCACGCCGCTGACGCCGTAAACGAAGTGCCCCAGGCACCGGTGTCCTACGACCAACCCGCACCGGTTAAGGATTGGTCCGGCGCTTACCTCGGTGGTACGGTCAACTATGACTGGGGTCGTTTCAGCTCCAGCAATGACGGCCGTGACGCCAAGGGCTTCGGCGGCGGTCTCTACGGTGGTTACAACATGCAGAGCGGCCAGATCGTTTACGGTGCTGAAGCAGACGTGAACCTGGGCGACGAGAAGGGCTCCGCCGGTACGGTTGCCGGTAACGCCGTCGAAGGCAAGCAGGGCGTCAACGGCTCGCTGCGTGGCCGCGTTGGTTACGACATGAACCCGTTCCTGCTCTATGGTACGGCCGGTCTTGCTGTCTCCGACAACAAGGTTCGTGACGCGACCTCCAAGGACAGCGCCACCGCGCTCGGTTACACCGTTGGTGCCGGTGTAGAAGCCATGGTGACCGACAACATCACCGCCCGTCTGGAATATCGCTACAGCGACTACCAGAAGAAGGACTACGGTCTCGACTCCGGCGCGTTCTCGCGTGGTTTCGACGATCACTCCGTCAAGGCCGGTATCGGCGTCAAGTTCTGA